CCTGTCGTCTGAAGCGCCTGCGGCCGGACGATGACGTGCTCATGATCGACCAGGACGAGCTCATCTCCTATGGCGGCTGCGGCATCCCCTATTTCATCTCCGGGGATGTCTCGGACGTCCAGGCCCTCATGAGCACCAGCTTCCATATGCCGCGCACCCCGAAGTTCTTTGCCGAGGCCAAGGGGGTGCGGGTCATGAACCTGACCCGGGCCCTGGCCATCGACCGGGCGGCCCGGACGGTGCGGGTGCGCCATCTGGACAGCGGTAGCGAGGAGGAGCTGCCCTACGACCGGCTGGTGCTGGCCACCGGTGCCCGGCCCCGGCGGCTGGCCATCCCGGGCATCGACCTGCCCGGGGTGCGGGGGGTGGCCAACATCCACGATGCCGTGGCCATCAAAGAGCGGATGGCCAAAGGCGAGGTGGGGCGGGTGGTCGTCATCGGCGCCGGAGCCATCGGCTGCGAGATGGCCGAGGCCTTCACCGATCTCTGGGGCATCGAGACCACCCTGGTGGAGGTGGCACCGTCGGTGCTGCCGGGCATCCTCGATCCGTCCCTGGGCCGCATGGTGCGGCGCCATCTGGAGGAGAAGGGGGTGACGGTGAGGACCGGCGAGACGGTGCAGGAGATCCGGCCGGGCGCCGGCGGAGCCGGTCTGGTGGTGGCCACGGGCTGCCGGGAGCTGGCGGCGGATCTCGTGCTCACGGCGGTGGGCGTGGTGCCCAACGGCGAGCTGGCCGCAGCCGCCGGTCTTACCGTCTCCCCCCGGGGGGCGGTGATGGTCAATGCCCGACTGGAGACCTCGGACCCGAGGATCTTTGCCGGCGGCGACTGCATCGAGGTGCAGCACCTCATCTCCGGCCGGCCCTTCCACTTCCCCCAGGGCTCCCTGGCCAACCGCCAGGGCCGGATCATCGGCACCAATCTGGCCGGCGGTCACGCCACCTTCCCGGGCTCCACCGGCGCCTTCTGCCTGCGGGTCTTCGACATGGCGGTGGCCTCGGCGGGGCTGTCTTTTCCCCAGGCCCGGCAGGCCGGCTTCGATGCC
The DNA window shown above is from Thermodesulfobacteriota bacterium and carries:
- a CDS encoding FAD-dependent oxidoreductase encodes the protein MDKQRVLIIGAVALGPKVACRLKRLRPDDDVLMIDQDELISYGGCGIPYFISGDVSDVQALMSTSFHMPRTPKFFAEAKGVRVMNLTRALAIDRAARTVRVRHLDSGSEEELPYDRLVLATGARPRRLAIPGIDLPGVRGVANIHDAVAIKERMAKGEVGRVVVIGAGAIGCEMAEAFTDLWGIETTLVEVAPSVLPGILDPSLGRMVRRHLEEKGVTVRTGETVQEIRPGAGGAGLVVATGCRELAADLVLTAVGVVPNGELAAAAGLTVSPRGAVMVNARLETSDPRIFAGGDCIEVQHLISGRPFHFPQGSLANRQGRIIGTNLAGGHATFPGSTGAFCLRVFDMAVASAGLSFPQARQAGFDAVKALVIQADRAHFFPGMDLMSLQLVVDKKSRRVLGVQGVSGNGDALTGRIDAIAALLPHRPTVEDLSNLEVAYSPPYASAMDIVNAVANTAENILDGLNRTAEVEELEELFIRQADPEVLCLDVRGPANAAPFVARFGARWQNIPQETLHERLHEIPRDKKLFVVCNSGVRSYEALRQLDHAGLGERAVNLQGGVAALKKSGALDAEPEAAGS